Proteins co-encoded in one Balearica regulorum gibbericeps isolate bBalReg1 chromosome 24, bBalReg1.pri, whole genome shotgun sequence genomic window:
- the UBTF gene encoding nucleolar transcription factor 1 isoform X10 has translation MNGEAECPADLEMTAPKNQDRWSQEDMLTLLECMKNNLPSNDGSKFKTTESHLDWEKVAFKDFSGEMCKMKWMEISNEVRKFRTLTELIMDAEEHVKNPYKGKKLKKHPDFPKKPLTPYFRFFMEKRAKYAKLHPEMSNLDLTKILSKKYKELPEKKKMKYIQDFQREKQEFERNLARFREDHPDLIQNAKKSDVPEKPKTPQQLWYNHEKKIYLKVRPDEIMRDYIQKHPELNISEEGITRSTLTKAERQLKDKFDGRPTKPPPNSYSLYCAELMANMKDVPSTERMVLCSQQWKLLSQKEKDAYHKKCDQKKKDYEIELLRFLESLPEEEQQRVLGEEKMLGSNRKGATSPASKKSSPETGKASSEKPKRPISAMFIFSEEKRKQLQEERPELSESELTRLLARMWNDLSEKKKAKYKAREAAMKAQSEKKHGSDKEERGKLPESPKTAEEIWQQSVIGDYLARFKNDRGKALKAMEATWNNMEKKEKLMWIKKAAEDQKRYERELSEMRAPPCSTNSAKKMKFQGEPKKPPMNGYQKFSQELLSNGELNHLPLKERMVEIGSRWQRISQGQKDHYKKLAEEQQKQYKVHLDIWLKSLSPQERAAYKEHTSNKRKSIGKIRGPNPKMKPTMQSKSESEDDDEEEEEEEDDDEDEDDDDDNGDSSEEGGDSSESSSEEESEDGDENDEDDEDEDDEDEDDNDSEGSSSSSSSSGDSSDSDSN, from the exons ACCGCTGGTCTCAGGAGGACATGCTGACTCTGTTGGAGTGCATGAAGAATAACCTGCCTTCCAACGACGGGAGCAAGTTCAAAACCACTGAGTCCCACCTGGACTGGGAGAAAGTGGCTTTCAAGGACTTCTCAGGGGAGATGTGCAAGATGAAGTGGATGGAGATTTCTAACGAG GTGAGGAAGTTTCGGACCCTGACAGAGCTCATTATGGACGCCGAAGAGCACGTGAAGAATCCTTACAAGGGCAAAAAGCTCAAG AAACACCCCGATTTCCCCAAGAAGCCCCTGACTCCCTATTTCCGCTTCTTCATGGAGAAGCGGGCCAAATATGCCAAGCTTCACCCCGAAATGAGCAACCTGGATCTCACCAAGATCCTGTCCAAGAAATACAAGGAGCTTCCCGAGAAGAAAAAG ATGAAATACATCCAGGACTTCCAGCGAGAGAAGCAGGAGTTTGAGAGGAACCTGGCAAGGTTCAG GGAAGATCACCCGGATCTCATCCAGAACGCCAAGAAGTCTGACGTCCCTGAAAAACCCAAGACCCCCCAGCAGCTGTGGTACAACCACGAGAAGAAGATCTACTTGAAAGTGCGTCCAGAT GAGATCATGCGTGACTACATCCAGAAGCACCCCGAGCTGAACATCAGCGAGGAGGGCATCACCCGCTCCACCCTCACCAAGGCTGAGCGCCAGCTCAAGGATAAATTTGATGGACGACCCACAAAGCCACCTCC GAATAGCTACTCCCTGTACTGTGCAGAGCTGATGGCCAACATGAAAGATGTGCCCAGCACCGAGCGGATGGTGCTGTGCAGCCAGCAGTGGAAACTGCTCtcccagaaggaaaaggatgcGTACCACAAAAAATGTGATCAG aaaaagaaagactacGAGATTGAGCTCCTCCGCTTCCTGGAG AGCCTGCccgaggaggagcagcagcgggTGCTAGGTGAGGAGAAGATGCTGGGCAGCAACCGGAAAGGGGCAACGAGTCCTGCATCCAAAAAGTCCTCACCAGAGACCGGCAAG GCCAGCTCAGAGAAGCCCAAACGGCCCATCTCTGCCATGTTCATCTTCTCGGAGGAGAAGCggaagcagctgcaggaggaacgGCCAGAGCTGTCAGAGAGCGAGCTGACCCGGCTCCTGGCCCGCATGTGGAATGACCTCTCTGAGAAGAAGAAG GCCAAGTACAAAGCGCGGGAAGCGGCGATGAAGGCGCAGTCGGAGAAGAAGCACGGCTCGGATAAAGAGGAACGCGGGAAGCTGCCCGAGTCTCCCAAAACAGCCGAGGAGATCTGGCAACAGAGCGTCATCGGAGACTACCTGGCTCGTTTCAAG AACGACCGGGGAAAGGCGCTGAAGGCCATGGAAGCCACTTGGAACAAcatggagaagaaggagaagctGATGTGGATCAAGAAAGCGGCGGAGGATCAGAAGCGATACGAG AGGGAGCTGAGTGAGATGCGGGCCCCTCCGTGCTCCACCAACTCCGCCAAGAAAATGAAGTTCCAGGGAGAACCGAAGAAACCCCCCAT GAACGGTTACCAGAAGTtctcccaggagctgctgtcgAACGGGGAGCTGAACCACCTCCCGCTGAAGGAGCGGATGGTGGAGATCGGCAGCCGCTGGCAGCGCATCTCCCAGGGCCAGAAGGACCACTACAAAAAGttggcagaggagcagcagaaacagtaCAAGGTGCACCTCGACATCTGGCTCAAG AGCCTCTCGCCCCAGGAGCGGGCTGCCTACAAGGAACACACTTCCAAC AAACGCAAGAGCATAGGGAAGATACGGGGCCCCAACCCCAAGATGAAGCCGACGATGCAGTCCAAGTCG gaGTCAGAAGATGACGacgaggaggaagaggaggaggaagatgatgatgaagacGAGGACGATGACGATGACAACGGCGACTCGTCAGAGGAAGGCGGCGACTCCTCGGAGTCCAGCAGTGAGGAGGAGAGCGAGGACGGGGACGAG
- the UBTF gene encoding nucleolar transcription factor 1 isoform X9: protein MNGEAECPADLEMTAPKNQDRWSQEDMLTLLECMKNNLPSNDGSKFKTTESHLDWEKVAFKDFSGEMCKMKWMEISNEVRKFRTLTELIMDAEEHVKNPYKGKKLKKHPDFPKKPLTPYFRFFMEKRAKYAKLHPEMSNLDLTKILSKKYKELPEKKKMKYIQDFQREKQEFERNLARFREDHPDLIQNAKKSDVPEKPKTPQQLWYNHEKKIYLKVRPDVSTEIMRDYIQKHPELNISEEGITRSTLTKAERQLKDKFDGRPTKPPPNSYSLYCAELMANMKDVPSTERMVLCSQQWKLLSQKEKDAYHKKCDQKKKDYEIELLRFLESLPEEEQQRVLGEEKMLGSNRKGATSPASKKSSPETGKASSEKPKRPISAMFIFSEEKRKQLQEERPELSESELTRLLARMWNDLSEKKKAKYKAREAAMKAQSEKKHGSDKEERGKLPESPKTAEEIWQQSVIGDYLARFKNDRGKALKAMEATWNNMEKKEKLMWIKKAAEDQKRYERELSEMRAPPCSTNSAKKMKFQGEPKKPPMNGYQKFSQELLSNGELNHLPLKERMVEIGSRWQRISQGQKDHYKKLAEEQQKQYKVHLDIWLKSLSPQERAAYKEHTSNKRKSIGKIRGPNPKMKPTMQSKSESEDDDEEEEEEEDDDEDEDDDDDNGDSSEEGGDSSESSSEEESEDGDENDEDDEDEDDEDEDDNDSEGSSSSSSSSGDSSDSDSN from the exons ACCGCTGGTCTCAGGAGGACATGCTGACTCTGTTGGAGTGCATGAAGAATAACCTGCCTTCCAACGACGGGAGCAAGTTCAAAACCACTGAGTCCCACCTGGACTGGGAGAAAGTGGCTTTCAAGGACTTCTCAGGGGAGATGTGCAAGATGAAGTGGATGGAGATTTCTAACGAG GTGAGGAAGTTTCGGACCCTGACAGAGCTCATTATGGACGCCGAAGAGCACGTGAAGAATCCTTACAAGGGCAAAAAGCTCAAG AAACACCCCGATTTCCCCAAGAAGCCCCTGACTCCCTATTTCCGCTTCTTCATGGAGAAGCGGGCCAAATATGCCAAGCTTCACCCCGAAATGAGCAACCTGGATCTCACCAAGATCCTGTCCAAGAAATACAAGGAGCTTCCCGAGAAGAAAAAG ATGAAATACATCCAGGACTTCCAGCGAGAGAAGCAGGAGTTTGAGAGGAACCTGGCAAGGTTCAG GGAAGATCACCCGGATCTCATCCAGAACGCCAAGAAGTCTGACGTCCCTGAAAAACCCAAGACCCCCCAGCAGCTGTGGTACAACCACGAGAAGAAGATCTACTTGAAAGTGCGTCCAGATGTGAGTACG GAGATCATGCGTGACTACATCCAGAAGCACCCCGAGCTGAACATCAGCGAGGAGGGCATCACCCGCTCCACCCTCACCAAGGCTGAGCGCCAGCTCAAGGATAAATTTGATGGACGACCCACAAAGCCACCTCC GAATAGCTACTCCCTGTACTGTGCAGAGCTGATGGCCAACATGAAAGATGTGCCCAGCACCGAGCGGATGGTGCTGTGCAGCCAGCAGTGGAAACTGCTCtcccagaaggaaaaggatgcGTACCACAAAAAATGTGATCAG aaaaagaaagactacGAGATTGAGCTCCTCCGCTTCCTGGAG AGCCTGCccgaggaggagcagcagcgggTGCTAGGTGAGGAGAAGATGCTGGGCAGCAACCGGAAAGGGGCAACGAGTCCTGCATCCAAAAAGTCCTCACCAGAGACCGGCAAG GCCAGCTCAGAGAAGCCCAAACGGCCCATCTCTGCCATGTTCATCTTCTCGGAGGAGAAGCggaagcagctgcaggaggaacgGCCAGAGCTGTCAGAGAGCGAGCTGACCCGGCTCCTGGCCCGCATGTGGAATGACCTCTCTGAGAAGAAGAAG GCCAAGTACAAAGCGCGGGAAGCGGCGATGAAGGCGCAGTCGGAGAAGAAGCACGGCTCGGATAAAGAGGAACGCGGGAAGCTGCCCGAGTCTCCCAAAACAGCCGAGGAGATCTGGCAACAGAGCGTCATCGGAGACTACCTGGCTCGTTTCAAG AACGACCGGGGAAAGGCGCTGAAGGCCATGGAAGCCACTTGGAACAAcatggagaagaaggagaagctGATGTGGATCAAGAAAGCGGCGGAGGATCAGAAGCGATACGAG AGGGAGCTGAGTGAGATGCGGGCCCCTCCGTGCTCCACCAACTCCGCCAAGAAAATGAAGTTCCAGGGAGAACCGAAGAAACCCCCCAT GAACGGTTACCAGAAGTtctcccaggagctgctgtcgAACGGGGAGCTGAACCACCTCCCGCTGAAGGAGCGGATGGTGGAGATCGGCAGCCGCTGGCAGCGCATCTCCCAGGGCCAGAAGGACCACTACAAAAAGttggcagaggagcagcagaaacagtaCAAGGTGCACCTCGACATCTGGCTCAAG AGCCTCTCGCCCCAGGAGCGGGCTGCCTACAAGGAACACACTTCCAAC AAACGCAAGAGCATAGGGAAGATACGGGGCCCCAACCCCAAGATGAAGCCGACGATGCAGTCCAAGTCG gaGTCAGAAGATGACGacgaggaggaagaggaggaggaagatgatgatgaagacGAGGACGATGACGATGACAACGGCGACTCGTCAGAGGAAGGCGGCGACTCCTCGGAGTCCAGCAGTGAGGAGGAGAGCGAGGACGGGGACGAG
- the UBTF gene encoding nucleolar transcription factor 1 isoform X8: MNGEAECPADLEMTAPKNQDRWSQEDMLTLLECMKNNLPSNDGSKFKTTESHLDWEKVAFKDFSGEMCKMKWMEISNEVRKFRTLTELIMDAEEHVKNPYKGKKLKKHPDFPKKPLTPYFRFFMEKRAKYAKLHPEMSNLDLTKILSKKYKELPEKKKMKYIQDFQREKQEFERNLARFREDHPDLIQNAKKSDVPEKPKTPQQLWYNHEKKIYLKVRPDVSTATTKEVKESLGKQWSQLSDKKRLKWIHKALEQRKEYEEIMRDYIQKHPELNISEEGITRSTLTKAERQLKDKFDGRPTKPPPNSYSLYCAELMANMKDVPSTERMVLCSQQWKLLSQKEKDAYHKKCDQKKKDYEIELLRFLESLPEEEQQRVLGEEKMLGSNRKGATSPASKKSSPETGKASSEKPKRPISAMFIFSEEKRKQLQEERPELSESELTRLLARMWNDLSEKKKAKYKAREAAMKAQSEKKHGSDKEERGKLPESPKTAEEIWQQSVIGDYLARFKNDRGKALKAMEATWNNMEKKEKLMWIKKAAEDQKRYERELSEMRAPPCSTNSAKKMKFQGEPKKPPMNGYQKFSQELLSNGELNHLPLKERMVEIGSRWQRISQGQKDHYKKLAEEQQKQYKVHLDIWLKSLSPQERAAYKEHTSNKRKSIGKIRGPNPKMKPTMQSKSESEDDDEEEEEEEDDDEDEDDDDDNGDSSEEGGDSSESSSEEESEDGDEILSLVSAPFAPV, from the exons ACCGCTGGTCTCAGGAGGACATGCTGACTCTGTTGGAGTGCATGAAGAATAACCTGCCTTCCAACGACGGGAGCAAGTTCAAAACCACTGAGTCCCACCTGGACTGGGAGAAAGTGGCTTTCAAGGACTTCTCAGGGGAGATGTGCAAGATGAAGTGGATGGAGATTTCTAACGAG GTGAGGAAGTTTCGGACCCTGACAGAGCTCATTATGGACGCCGAAGAGCACGTGAAGAATCCTTACAAGGGCAAAAAGCTCAAG AAACACCCCGATTTCCCCAAGAAGCCCCTGACTCCCTATTTCCGCTTCTTCATGGAGAAGCGGGCCAAATATGCCAAGCTTCACCCCGAAATGAGCAACCTGGATCTCACCAAGATCCTGTCCAAGAAATACAAGGAGCTTCCCGAGAAGAAAAAG ATGAAATACATCCAGGACTTCCAGCGAGAGAAGCAGGAGTTTGAGAGGAACCTGGCAAGGTTCAG GGAAGATCACCCGGATCTCATCCAGAACGCCAAGAAGTCTGACGTCCCTGAAAAACCCAAGACCCCCCAGCAGCTGTGGTACAACCACGAGAAGAAGATCTACTTGAAAGTGCGTCCAGATGTGAGTACG GCCACCACGAAGGAGGTGAAAGAGTCGCTGGGCAAGCAGTGGTCTCAACTCTCGGATAAAAAGAGGCTGAAATGGATTCATAAGGCCCTGGAACAGCGGAAGGAGTACGAG GAGATCATGCGTGACTACATCCAGAAGCACCCCGAGCTGAACATCAGCGAGGAGGGCATCACCCGCTCCACCCTCACCAAGGCTGAGCGCCAGCTCAAGGATAAATTTGATGGACGACCCACAAAGCCACCTCC GAATAGCTACTCCCTGTACTGTGCAGAGCTGATGGCCAACATGAAAGATGTGCCCAGCACCGAGCGGATGGTGCTGTGCAGCCAGCAGTGGAAACTGCTCtcccagaaggaaaaggatgcGTACCACAAAAAATGTGATCAG aaaaagaaagactacGAGATTGAGCTCCTCCGCTTCCTGGAG AGCCTGCccgaggaggagcagcagcgggTGCTAGGTGAGGAGAAGATGCTGGGCAGCAACCGGAAAGGGGCAACGAGTCCTGCATCCAAAAAGTCCTCACCAGAGACCGGCAAG GCCAGCTCAGAGAAGCCCAAACGGCCCATCTCTGCCATGTTCATCTTCTCGGAGGAGAAGCggaagcagctgcaggaggaacgGCCAGAGCTGTCAGAGAGCGAGCTGACCCGGCTCCTGGCCCGCATGTGGAATGACCTCTCTGAGAAGAAGAAG GCCAAGTACAAAGCGCGGGAAGCGGCGATGAAGGCGCAGTCGGAGAAGAAGCACGGCTCGGATAAAGAGGAACGCGGGAAGCTGCCCGAGTCTCCCAAAACAGCCGAGGAGATCTGGCAACAGAGCGTCATCGGAGACTACCTGGCTCGTTTCAAG AACGACCGGGGAAAGGCGCTGAAGGCCATGGAAGCCACTTGGAACAAcatggagaagaaggagaagctGATGTGGATCAAGAAAGCGGCGGAGGATCAGAAGCGATACGAG AGGGAGCTGAGTGAGATGCGGGCCCCTCCGTGCTCCACCAACTCCGCCAAGAAAATGAAGTTCCAGGGAGAACCGAAGAAACCCCCCAT GAACGGTTACCAGAAGTtctcccaggagctgctgtcgAACGGGGAGCTGAACCACCTCCCGCTGAAGGAGCGGATGGTGGAGATCGGCAGCCGCTGGCAGCGCATCTCCCAGGGCCAGAAGGACCACTACAAAAAGttggcagaggagcagcagaaacagtaCAAGGTGCACCTCGACATCTGGCTCAAG AGCCTCTCGCCCCAGGAGCGGGCTGCCTACAAGGAACACACTTCCAAC AAACGCAAGAGCATAGGGAAGATACGGGGCCCCAACCCCAAGATGAAGCCGACGATGCAGTCCAAGTCG gaGTCAGAAGATGACGacgaggaggaagaggaggaggaagatgatgatgaagacGAGGACGATGACGATGACAACGGCGACTCGTCAGAGGAAGGCGGCGACTCCTCGGAGTCCAGCAGTGAGGAGGAGAGCGAGGACGGGGACGAG ATACTGAGTCTGGTCTCGGCTCCGTTTGCGCCAGTGTGA
- the UBTF gene encoding nucleolar transcription factor 1 isoform X5 codes for MNGEAECPADLEMTAPKNQDRWSQEDMLTLLECMKNNLPSNDGSKFKTTESHLDWEKVAFKDFSGEMCKMKWMEISNEVRKFRTLTELIMDAEEHVKNPYKGKKLKKHPDFPKKPLTPYFRFFMEKRAKYAKLHPEMSNLDLTKILSKKYKELPEKKKMKYIQDFQREKQEFERNLARFREDHPDLIQNAKKSDVPEKPKTPQQLWYNHEKKIYLKVRPDVSTATTKEVKESLGKQWSQLSDKKRLKWIHKALEQRKEYEEIMRDYIQKHPELNISEEGITRSTLTKAERQLKDKFDGRPTKPPPNSYSLYCAELMANMKDVPSTERMVLCSQQWKLLSQKEKDAYHKKCDQKKKDYEIELLRFLESLPEEEQQRVLGEEKMLGSNRKGATSPASKKSSPETGKASSEKPKRPISAMFIFSEEKRKQLQEERPELSESELTRLLARMWNDLSEKKKAKYKAREAAMKAQSEKKHGSDKEERGKLPESPKTAEEIWQQSVIGDYLARFKNDRGKALKAMEATWNNMEKKEKLMWIKKAAEDQKRYERELSEMRAPPCSTNSAKKMKFQGEPKKPPMNGYQKFSQELLSNGELNHLPLKERMVEIGSRWQRISQGQKDHYKKLAEEQQKQYKVHLDIWLKSLSPQERAAYKEHTSNKRKSIGKIRGPNPKMKPTMQSKSESEDDDEEEEEEEDDDEDEDDDDDNGDSSEEGGDSSESSSEEESEDGDENDEDDEDEDDEDEDDNDSEGSSSSSSSSGDSSDSDSN; via the exons ACCGCTGGTCTCAGGAGGACATGCTGACTCTGTTGGAGTGCATGAAGAATAACCTGCCTTCCAACGACGGGAGCAAGTTCAAAACCACTGAGTCCCACCTGGACTGGGAGAAAGTGGCTTTCAAGGACTTCTCAGGGGAGATGTGCAAGATGAAGTGGATGGAGATTTCTAACGAG GTGAGGAAGTTTCGGACCCTGACAGAGCTCATTATGGACGCCGAAGAGCACGTGAAGAATCCTTACAAGGGCAAAAAGCTCAAG AAACACCCCGATTTCCCCAAGAAGCCCCTGACTCCCTATTTCCGCTTCTTCATGGAGAAGCGGGCCAAATATGCCAAGCTTCACCCCGAAATGAGCAACCTGGATCTCACCAAGATCCTGTCCAAGAAATACAAGGAGCTTCCCGAGAAGAAAAAG ATGAAATACATCCAGGACTTCCAGCGAGAGAAGCAGGAGTTTGAGAGGAACCTGGCAAGGTTCAG GGAAGATCACCCGGATCTCATCCAGAACGCCAAGAAGTCTGACGTCCCTGAAAAACCCAAGACCCCCCAGCAGCTGTGGTACAACCACGAGAAGAAGATCTACTTGAAAGTGCGTCCAGATGTGAGTACG GCCACCACGAAGGAGGTGAAAGAGTCGCTGGGCAAGCAGTGGTCTCAACTCTCGGATAAAAAGAGGCTGAAATGGATTCATAAGGCCCTGGAACAGCGGAAGGAGTACGAG GAGATCATGCGTGACTACATCCAGAAGCACCCCGAGCTGAACATCAGCGAGGAGGGCATCACCCGCTCCACCCTCACCAAGGCTGAGCGCCAGCTCAAGGATAAATTTGATGGACGACCCACAAAGCCACCTCC GAATAGCTACTCCCTGTACTGTGCAGAGCTGATGGCCAACATGAAAGATGTGCCCAGCACCGAGCGGATGGTGCTGTGCAGCCAGCAGTGGAAACTGCTCtcccagaaggaaaaggatgcGTACCACAAAAAATGTGATCAG aaaaagaaagactacGAGATTGAGCTCCTCCGCTTCCTGGAG AGCCTGCccgaggaggagcagcagcgggTGCTAGGTGAGGAGAAGATGCTGGGCAGCAACCGGAAAGGGGCAACGAGTCCTGCATCCAAAAAGTCCTCACCAGAGACCGGCAAG GCCAGCTCAGAGAAGCCCAAACGGCCCATCTCTGCCATGTTCATCTTCTCGGAGGAGAAGCggaagcagctgcaggaggaacgGCCAGAGCTGTCAGAGAGCGAGCTGACCCGGCTCCTGGCCCGCATGTGGAATGACCTCTCTGAGAAGAAGAAG GCCAAGTACAAAGCGCGGGAAGCGGCGATGAAGGCGCAGTCGGAGAAGAAGCACGGCTCGGATAAAGAGGAACGCGGGAAGCTGCCCGAGTCTCCCAAAACAGCCGAGGAGATCTGGCAACAGAGCGTCATCGGAGACTACCTGGCTCGTTTCAAG AACGACCGGGGAAAGGCGCTGAAGGCCATGGAAGCCACTTGGAACAAcatggagaagaaggagaagctGATGTGGATCAAGAAAGCGGCGGAGGATCAGAAGCGATACGAG AGGGAGCTGAGTGAGATGCGGGCCCCTCCGTGCTCCACCAACTCCGCCAAGAAAATGAAGTTCCAGGGAGAACCGAAGAAACCCCCCAT GAACGGTTACCAGAAGTtctcccaggagctgctgtcgAACGGGGAGCTGAACCACCTCCCGCTGAAGGAGCGGATGGTGGAGATCGGCAGCCGCTGGCAGCGCATCTCCCAGGGCCAGAAGGACCACTACAAAAAGttggcagaggagcagcagaaacagtaCAAGGTGCACCTCGACATCTGGCTCAAG AGCCTCTCGCCCCAGGAGCGGGCTGCCTACAAGGAACACACTTCCAAC AAACGCAAGAGCATAGGGAAGATACGGGGCCCCAACCCCAAGATGAAGCCGACGATGCAGTCCAAGTCG gaGTCAGAAGATGACGacgaggaggaagaggaggaggaagatgatgatgaagacGAGGACGATGACGATGACAACGGCGACTCGTCAGAGGAAGGCGGCGACTCCTCGGAGTCCAGCAGTGAGGAGGAGAGCGAGGACGGGGACGAG
- the UBTF gene encoding nucleolar transcription factor 1 isoform X7 has translation MNGEAECPADLEMTAPKNQDRWSQEDMLTLLECMKNNLPSNDGSKFKTTESHLDWEKVAFKDFSGEMCKMKWMEISNEVRKFRTLTELIMDAEEHVKNPYKGKKLKKHPDFPKKPLTPYFRFFMEKRAKYAKLHPEMSNLDLTKILSKKYKELPEKKKMKYIQDFQREKQEFERNLARFREDHPDLIQNAKKSDVPEKPKTPQQLWYNHEKKIYLKVRPDATTKEVKESLGKQWSQLSDKKRLKWIHKALEQRKEYEEIMRDYIQKHPELNISEEGITRSTLTKAERQLKDKFDGRPTKPPPNSYSLYCAELMANMKDVPSTERMVLCSQQWKLLSQKEKDAYHKKCDQKKKDYEIELLRFLESLPEEEQQRVLGEEKMLGSNRKGATSPASKKSSPETGKASSEKPKRPISAMFIFSEEKRKQLQEERPELSESELTRLLARMWNDLSEKKKAKYKAREAAMKAQSEKKHGSDKEERGKLPESPKTAEEIWQQSVIGDYLARFKNDRGKALKAMEATWNNMEKKEKLMWIKKAAEDQKRYERELSEMRAPPCSTNSAKKMKFQGEPKKPPMNGYQKFSQELLSNGELNHLPLKERMVEIGSRWQRISQGQKDHYKKLAEEQQKQYKVHLDIWLKSLSPQERAAYKEHTSNKRKSIGKIRGPNPKMKPTMQSKSESEDDDEEEEEEEDDDEDEDDDDDNGDSSEEGGDSSESSSEEESEDGDENDEDDEDEDDEDEDDNDSEGSSSSSSSSGDSSDSDSN, from the exons ACCGCTGGTCTCAGGAGGACATGCTGACTCTGTTGGAGTGCATGAAGAATAACCTGCCTTCCAACGACGGGAGCAAGTTCAAAACCACTGAGTCCCACCTGGACTGGGAGAAAGTGGCTTTCAAGGACTTCTCAGGGGAGATGTGCAAGATGAAGTGGATGGAGATTTCTAACGAG GTGAGGAAGTTTCGGACCCTGACAGAGCTCATTATGGACGCCGAAGAGCACGTGAAGAATCCTTACAAGGGCAAAAAGCTCAAG AAACACCCCGATTTCCCCAAGAAGCCCCTGACTCCCTATTTCCGCTTCTTCATGGAGAAGCGGGCCAAATATGCCAAGCTTCACCCCGAAATGAGCAACCTGGATCTCACCAAGATCCTGTCCAAGAAATACAAGGAGCTTCCCGAGAAGAAAAAG ATGAAATACATCCAGGACTTCCAGCGAGAGAAGCAGGAGTTTGAGAGGAACCTGGCAAGGTTCAG GGAAGATCACCCGGATCTCATCCAGAACGCCAAGAAGTCTGACGTCCCTGAAAAACCCAAGACCCCCCAGCAGCTGTGGTACAACCACGAGAAGAAGATCTACTTGAAAGTGCGTCCAGAT GCCACCACGAAGGAGGTGAAAGAGTCGCTGGGCAAGCAGTGGTCTCAACTCTCGGATAAAAAGAGGCTGAAATGGATTCATAAGGCCCTGGAACAGCGGAAGGAGTACGAG GAGATCATGCGTGACTACATCCAGAAGCACCCCGAGCTGAACATCAGCGAGGAGGGCATCACCCGCTCCACCCTCACCAAGGCTGAGCGCCAGCTCAAGGATAAATTTGATGGACGACCCACAAAGCCACCTCC GAATAGCTACTCCCTGTACTGTGCAGAGCTGATGGCCAACATGAAAGATGTGCCCAGCACCGAGCGGATGGTGCTGTGCAGCCAGCAGTGGAAACTGCTCtcccagaaggaaaaggatgcGTACCACAAAAAATGTGATCAG aaaaagaaagactacGAGATTGAGCTCCTCCGCTTCCTGGAG AGCCTGCccgaggaggagcagcagcgggTGCTAGGTGAGGAGAAGATGCTGGGCAGCAACCGGAAAGGGGCAACGAGTCCTGCATCCAAAAAGTCCTCACCAGAGACCGGCAAG GCCAGCTCAGAGAAGCCCAAACGGCCCATCTCTGCCATGTTCATCTTCTCGGAGGAGAAGCggaagcagctgcaggaggaacgGCCAGAGCTGTCAGAGAGCGAGCTGACCCGGCTCCTGGCCCGCATGTGGAATGACCTCTCTGAGAAGAAGAAG GCCAAGTACAAAGCGCGGGAAGCGGCGATGAAGGCGCAGTCGGAGAAGAAGCACGGCTCGGATAAAGAGGAACGCGGGAAGCTGCCCGAGTCTCCCAAAACAGCCGAGGAGATCTGGCAACAGAGCGTCATCGGAGACTACCTGGCTCGTTTCAAG AACGACCGGGGAAAGGCGCTGAAGGCCATGGAAGCCACTTGGAACAAcatggagaagaaggagaagctGATGTGGATCAAGAAAGCGGCGGAGGATCAGAAGCGATACGAG AGGGAGCTGAGTGAGATGCGGGCCCCTCCGTGCTCCACCAACTCCGCCAAGAAAATGAAGTTCCAGGGAGAACCGAAGAAACCCCCCAT GAACGGTTACCAGAAGTtctcccaggagctgctgtcgAACGGGGAGCTGAACCACCTCCCGCTGAAGGAGCGGATGGTGGAGATCGGCAGCCGCTGGCAGCGCATCTCCCAGGGCCAGAAGGACCACTACAAAAAGttggcagaggagcagcagaaacagtaCAAGGTGCACCTCGACATCTGGCTCAAG AGCCTCTCGCCCCAGGAGCGGGCTGCCTACAAGGAACACACTTCCAAC AAACGCAAGAGCATAGGGAAGATACGGGGCCCCAACCCCAAGATGAAGCCGACGATGCAGTCCAAGTCG gaGTCAGAAGATGACGacgaggaggaagaggaggaggaagatgatgatgaagacGAGGACGATGACGATGACAACGGCGACTCGTCAGAGGAAGGCGGCGACTCCTCGGAGTCCAGCAGTGAGGAGGAGAGCGAGGACGGGGACGAG